A window of Gadus chalcogrammus isolate NIFS_2021 chromosome 16, NIFS_Gcha_1.0, whole genome shotgun sequence contains these coding sequences:
- the mrps23 gene encoding 28S ribosomal protein S23, mitochondrial has product MAGSRLEKFGTVFTRVRDLMRSGVIQDTPTWYEVFKAFPPKKDPVYVKPQYGFYKKDEFVADIFYEEDKIRAKFYEMYGTGPRLLDLSKSNYTSACQRFLETYSRLESLGELDMSALFEETGKILLAEGLVLRRKGAPVLSSEYRDPVLELKLTDMLAEQQSGSAAEKQ; this is encoded by the exons ATGGCTGGCAGTAGGCTCGAGAAGTTTGGAACAGTATTCACACG AGTTCGAGATCTGATGCGCTCTGGGGTCATCCAAGACACACCCACCTGGTATGAGGTATTCAAGGCTTTCCCACCCAAGAAAGACCCCGTCTATGTGAAGCCACAGTATGGCTTTTACAAGAAAGATGAATTTGTGGCCGATATATTTTATGAGGAGGACAAGATAAGAGC GAAATTCTACGAAATGTATGGGACTGGGCCCAGACTTCTTGACCTCTCCAAATCAAATTATACCTCAGCATGTCAAAG GTTTTTGGAAACGTATTCAAGGCTTGAAAGTCTTGGAGAGCTAGACATGTCTGCTCTGTTCGAAGAGACTGGCAAGATACTGCTGGCAGAGGGCCTTGTGCTAAGGAGAAAAGGAGCACCTGTG TTGTCCTCTGAGTACAGAGATCCCGTGCTGGAGTTAAAGTTGACAGACATGCTGGCAGAACAGCAGTCGGGCAGTGCAGCTGAGAAACAGTAA